A genomic window from Candidatus Omnitrophota bacterium includes:
- the hpt gene encoding hypoxanthine phosphoribosyltransferase: MKHQDIKEILISEAEIKKKVKQLANILNKDYKGKRPILVSVLKGSVVFLCDLIRELEFSPVLDFISVSSYADSTESSGVVRLLMDLRESIVGKDVLIIEDIVDTGLTLSYLKRNLLTRKPKSLKICVLLDKKECRLKKIDIDYTGFVIPNKYCVGYGLDYAQIYRHLPYIGVLKSEIYRSQK; encoded by the coding sequence ATGAAACATCAGGACATAAAAGAGATATTGATTTCCGAGGCTGAAATAAAGAAAAAAGTGAAACAGCTGGCGAATATCCTCAATAAAGATTACAAAGGGAAAAGGCCGATACTTGTCTCGGTTCTCAAGGGAAGCGTTGTGTTTCTGTGCGACCTCATCAGGGAACTTGAATTCTCACCCGTGCTGGATTTCATAAGCGTATCGTCTTACGCTGACTCCACCGAATCATCGGGCGTCGTGCGGCTTTTGATGGATTTGCGCGAATCCATCGTGGGGAAAGACGTTCTTATCATAGAAGACATCGTGGATACGGGCCTGACGCTCTCTTATCTGAAAAGGAATCTTCTCACAAGAAAGCCCAAATCACTGAAAATATGCGTGCTGCTGGATAAAAAGGAATGCAGACTGAAAAAAATAGACATTGATTACACCGGATTCGTTATCCCGAATAAATATTGCGTGGGTTACGGGCTTGATTATGCCCAGATTTACAGGCACCTTCCCTACATAGGCGTGCTGAAATCGGAAATCTACAGGAGCCAGAAATGA